The DNA region GAATGCCGGGTAAACACGCCACGTTCGTCACCTGGTCGAAGACGCCGCGGTCCATCGTCTCGAGGATCCGTTCCGTCGCGTAAATGCGGGCCGGCACCAGCATGCCCGGCTTCTCCGACGGAGGAATTTCCCAAATTTCATCGGCAACGCGGTTCACCGTCATGTCGGTATTCAACTTCATATCACGTCACCATGACGGCGATCCTGGCGAGACATGCGGGACGCGCGAGACTCGCGCGACGAGGGGAAGTCTTTCGCGCATGTCTCGCCTGTCACGCGTCACGCGCTTCATATATCCAACACCACCCGAGCCGTCCAACGGGTGCCGTCCTGCTTCAGTTCGTACAGATGTTTGGTCACGCCCTTGACGTCCGCCCGCAACTCCTGCGTCGCGGGATCTACCGGGGCGCCTACCAGCGTCGCGTCCAGCCTCCACCGTCCTCGTTCCTGTCTCACGACGGGGACGGCCTCCCGGAACACCACGCCTTGCGCATCTTTGACATACACGATCTCGGACAGCCAATCAAACAGCAAAGACGCGAGATCCTCGTCCTCGCGCGTGATCGTC from Nitrospirota bacterium includes:
- a CDS encoding archease; translated protein: MPSVFRFLEDVALADAAFEATGDSPSELFRAAAQAVIETLADPKTVAATWRRTITREDEDLASLLFDWLSEIVYVKDAQGVVFREAVPVVRQERGRWRLDATLVGAPVDPATQELRADVKGVTKHLYELKQDGTRWTARVVLDI